A genomic window from Levilactobacillus yonginensis includes:
- a CDS encoding putative DNA-binding protein, translated as MEIEKNYRINSLFAFYQPLLTAKQNNYMQLYYGDDYSLGEIAEEFNVSRQAVYDNLRRTEKILEDYEGKLHLYQEFTARNQQADEIQSYVAANYPHDAKLNRLVAGLENLEEQ; from the coding sequence ATGGAAATCGAAAAAAACTATCGAATTAATTCCCTATTTGCGTTCTACCAACCGTTGTTGACCGCGAAGCAGAACAACTATATGCAACTGTATTACGGTGATGACTATTCCTTGGGGGAAATTGCTGAAGAATTCAACGTCAGCCGGCAGGCGGTCTACGATAACTTGCGACGAACCGAAAAAATCCTCGAAGATTATGAGGGTAAACTGCATCTCTATCAAGAATTTACAGCGCGCAATCAACAGGCTGATGAAATTCAGTCATACGTGGCGGCTAATTACCCCCACGATGCCAAATTAAATCGATTGGTTGCGGGTTTAGAAAATCTAGAAGAACAATGA